Part of the Methanomicrobia archaeon genome is shown below.
AGGCAATTGCAGGTGCAGCCACATGAAACACTCATCGTGGGCGATAATCTCCAGACCGATATTCTCATGGGGATGAAGGGCGGCATGCAAACGGCGCTGGTCTTAACCGGGGCATCGAAACGGAGCGATATCGAGAGATTACTCATACACCCGGATTATATCTTCGAGTCTATCGTCGATATCCCGAGAGGGCTCGCACAACGGTAGGTAGTGCACTCCATAATTTATTCCTTTATCGGTATAGCACCCAAAACGCTCTTCGTCATGGCTTTCTCACGGTATCACGCCCTCGACAATAAGATGAAGCGAGAGAACCAAATTCTTTTAATCCCGGGGAAAGAATATAAAAGCGGTGATGACCATGGCTGATGAATCAGAACCGCAAACGATACGATTCAGGTATAAGTTGAGTAATTGGGAAATCGAAGTAGAAGGGGACGAGGAACTGATAAAGGAGGTAGTGGCAGAGATAAAGAAGAAAGAACTGCCACCGTATGGCAGTATGGAACCCAACCAAGTCGCGGCATCGGGACTCTATTCGTAACTCGTGCTGATATGGGTTCATTCATGTCCCGCGTTCATGAATGGACTATCAGAAAAACCGTGAACCTCGTTTATACACGCCGATCAATTCCGCCTTGTCCACGATGTGGCCTTCCATGGCTGCTTCTACGGCGCTCTTGTTTACCCTGCCGCCTAACGCGAGTTCGGTGTCCAGCGCGTATAATTTGAAGAAGTACCGATGCTGCGTACCTGATGGTGGAGACGGGCCGCCGTAACCGATTTCGCCGAAATCATTCAGCCCTTGCTCGCCGGGCACGCTGTCCTCTTCGATCCGAGCAGTAACAGGAATATTGTACATAACCCAATGGACCCAGGTGCCTCGTGGTGCATCGGGGTCATCGACGATTAACGCCAGGCTCTTTGCCTCCGCCGGAATGTCCTCGATATCGAGTGCCGGGTTGACGTCCACGCCGTCGCACGTATATTTCTTTGGGATGCTCATACAGTTCTCAATTTCTGGACTCGTTACTTTCATAATCTCCCCTCCCGCAGTTGTATGATTCATCTTACCACAGTATAAAACATTCTGTTGCGTCCGGTGGTTTACCCTGCACCGACAAATACATTAACCGATTCTGCAACCGTGAAAAGCACCGCCCGGCTTAGCCTGACTTTTGGTTCTGAAACCTGCGTAAGGCCACACGAACGGGCAATTTCAACAGTGTTATGAAAAGCAGAAGCGGAAACGTGCAGCGTGGGCTCGACGACAAGGAACATGCTTTTTAGGTCACATCTGTATCCTGCGGAGGGAGTGCGGAGCCAGGACATTGATCAGTTTTTGGGCTGAAATGCGCGCATAGGACACATTCCGGAATCCCTATCCGCAAACGTTTCGCTCCCCTGATTGGCACACGTTCCCGTTCGCTCATCGACTGGCGTATAAAATTTGCAGTCTTTACAGGTTGGCATTTTGATCACGTTCTAAAATAAAAGGGTATGGCACCTGAGGTTTTCTCAGTAGGAAGTAATAACGGTGGACCATAAAAGCGTTTTCCTTTTCTGCTCGGCGCCCGCCCGCCGTACGTGCCAGTTCTTTTATTCGCACCTAAACCCCCCACGCATTACCGCTTTTGCGAGTGAATACAGCACGTCTCGCCACGGTTTAGGTCAGGTTCAGCTAAACCATGAGTCGGAAGTATAGGGCATAACAAAGAAGGGTTAGAAGTTAAAAAATCATAGAAATACACCCGCTTAGGTCAGTAAGTAACTACGTATCGCCATCCACCCTTTCAGCTCCTGCGCCGAGCACTACCCCCTTGCCATCAATGCCCGGCGCAGCCGCTAAGAATATCATTAGTGTACTCACTATTTAAATAGTGAACGGACTAGACTGTAGCGTGATTCAAGCAATATTTCTCGGAAAAAATCGCGCCCTGACGAGGAGGCCCGCGCAATAACTCAGGACCAGGCACACCCGTAACCGTAGCGATGAACGAATCGACGCGGCTTATCAATCATCTCATGATCGGAAATACGCGGGAATGCCGTGTAATCGAGCGAAACGCATTGTTCGGGCATCACGCACGCATCGATTATCTTCTCGTGGACTGCCATGAGAAAGCGAGCGAAGCGGTATATCACGAAGCAAAGAGGCGGTTTTACGCGTGGGTGAGGGGGCGCTCGTAACGAAGTAAAAACCCGATCATTATATAAAGGGGGAGGTGATATTAGGTTCTCCGAGGAAGTTCATTCCAATTCACATCATATATTGAACTGAGCAATGGAGGGTGGGAGGATGCCTAGTATGCGGCTTAAGGACATGTTGGACGAGGTAATAATAAAGGAAGTGTATAAGAAAGTACCGTGTGACAGCGAATTGGTGTATACGTCGGCTTTAATACCTGATAAGGATATCGAACGAATGGAAAAGGATGAAAAATTCAAGAAGAAATATCTGAGAAAATTAGGTGTACGGTTTCGTAACCTGGGTTATAAAGACTTAAAAATACTCGATATCGATCCGTCAACGCAGAGTTTAATAGTACGATATACCGGTTATTACACCGGCTGTCGCCAGTATCCGGAAGTTCACTTAAAAACGCTCTTGATCTTACACGATGCGATGGGATGGGATATCCATGATCCCGAAGCTTTTGACAGGATTGTAGAGAAGGCACGAAGAGACCTGGGTAGGAAGAACGTCATGAAGAAGGAGGATCGCTTGTATCGGTTCGCGAAGCTCTTTAAGAAAGCGATCGATGAGAAATTTTGAGATTATTTTATAACTCTATATAAGCGAATGAACGTCTTATTCGTCCAGCAACTAACTACCAGGCGGATTTGAAACGGTAAATATACGCATTCCTCTCGCTTTTCGCGCGCTCTGTTATGGTGAGAACGAATCCCTTTGATTAGAACGTATCGCCGCTAGTTGACCGTAACTTAAGACGCGAGTTTTCCCTCGTTCGGTATCTTTGTCGCACGCACCGTGCTGCAGTAAGTTTATCGTTTGAGAAACGTTTAAGTGCACTTCGGGCATACTACAAGTATGCAAGAGCGAACGGTCTCGGAGGTGCTTGTGGATCAACTCGCGGCCTGGGGCGTGGAGTACGTTTTTGGACTGCCGGGCACGAGCTGCTTGGGTGTGGTGGATGCGATACGGAAGCATAAGAAGCTACGGTTTATCAAGGTGCGGCACGAGGAAGCGGCGGCCTTAATGGCCTCGGCGTACGCGAAGCTGACCGGCAAGGTAGGCGTGTGCCTGACGATCGCGGGACCGGGCGCGACGAATCTGATTACCGGCCTTTACGATGCAAAGATGGATCGTGCGCCAGTGTTAGCGCTTACGGGCCAGGTAAAGCGGCAGTACATCGGCCCCGGCGGTTTCCAGGAGATTGATCAGGACGTTCTTTTCAATTCCTTCTGTGTCTTTAACAAGACGATCAATTCGAAGGAGCAGACCGTTGAACTCGTAACCCTGGCGTTGAAGCACGCGTTAGTGGACCGCGGCGTTGCGCACCTCGCTATACCAAACGACGTGCAGAAGGAACCACTTGAAGCGGATATAGCGCCACTGAAAGGTAGGATACCTGAATTCAACATCGTTAATAGCGAACTCGTCGACCGCGCGGCGCGATTACTAAACGAAGCGGAGCAGCCCGTGATACTGGCGGGCTGGGGCGCGCGGGGGCACGGTTATAAACTCTTAAAGCTCGCAGAGCGATTGCAAGCGCCGATCATAACAACGTACCGTGCGAAAGGGGTGGTACCCGAGGATTACGAGCTCGCGCTTGGCGTGCTCGGCGATGTGGGCACGCCGATGGCACGCAAATTTGTCAATGCTGCTGATTTGCTTTTGGTCTTCGGCTCGTCGTTCTCGGAGAAGACGAATATCCCGCGAAAGCGAATCATTCAAGTGGACTTCGATCCGATGAATCTCGCCAAGGAGTTCCCGATTGAAGCCCCGGTTCTGGGCGAGTGTGGCGTCGTCTTAGAGCAGTTACTGGCGAAGGTGCAGGAACGAGCGGCGAATCCTGGGCTATTAGAAGAAGTGAAGCGGGAGAAGGCGAACTGGTTCGCGCAGCTTGATCAGGAAGCGGATCCGAGGGCTGCACCGTTACGTGCGCCGTTTATCATGAAAGTGTTGCGCGAGACCATCGATCCGGCAGCGATAGTCACCATAGACGTGGGTGATAATAGCTTCTGGGTTGGCCGCAACATGGTGATGGCGCAGCAAACGCTGCTGATGTCCGGCTATCTGGCGACGATGGGCTTTGGACTGCCCGCAGCGATAGCGGCGAAGTTAGCGGCTCCTGACAAGCAGGTCGTGTGTATCACCGGGGACGGCGGCTTCGCGCAGGTAATGGGTGAGTTCATGACGGCGGTCGAACAGGACCTGAAGATTGTCGTGGTCATCCTGAACAACCGCGAGCTGGCCATGATCAGCCTGGAGCAGCGAGTGGAGGGCTATCCGAAGTTCGCAACGGAACTCGAGAATACGAACTTTGCCGATTACGCGATCTCGTGCGGTGGCTGTGGCTTCACGGTGCACGAGCCGATGGAGTTAAAAGCGGTCATGGAACACGTGCTACACGGAAGGAAGCCGGCGATTGTCGATATTGCAACCGATCCGAAGCGATTTTAAGTGAACCGAACGAACCATGGGCGAAGAAGGGAACGACAGCCCTCTTTATACCCTGGAAGGGCGAAAGGTTGGTGAATACACCGTGCACGTGAAGGACGTAAGGAAAGGCGCATTCGCCGGTGTGTTCTCGTTCAGCCTGCTTGTGGACAGTCACGAAACAGTAAGCGGGCTGTACTACCTCGGCAGTACGTGGATAAGACCCTGGCTGGAGCTTGATTATTCGCCGGTATCAGGCGATGAGCTGGACGCAACAGGAGAAGTACTCTTTCAACTGCTTGCGGAGTTTATCCCACCGGGCGGGCACATCTCGGTAGCATACCGCGATCACAAAATCACCGCACGTGCGTTGCTGTCAGGCGTGTCGCCGGCGGCCACGCCAATCGGGTATTTGCTCTGGCGTTGCGGCTGCCGGTGGTTCAAAGATTGGTACTTCGCCGAGGGCTGGAAAGAGGGCGGGATCAAGCTACAGGGCGAGAAGCCGCTTGATGAAACACGCAAAAGGGAGAATACCGCTAAGATCATAGCAGAGTTAACGGAGTTTCTGGGGAAAGAGGGATATCTGGAGCCGGAGATCGAGAAGGTGTGCAAGGAGTTGGCGAGGAAGGTTGTGGAAGAGATCAGGATACAAATAAAATCCCCGATTGCTTCTTTTAGATTGATATAATCATTGCGGTGCTTCTCTGCAAACCATCATAGATAGGAACTTGAATGAAACTTGTATAATCT
Proteins encoded:
- a CDS encoding thiamine pyrophosphate-binding protein, translated to MQERTVSEVLVDQLAAWGVEYVFGLPGTSCLGVVDAIRKHKKLRFIKVRHEEAAALMASAYAKLTGKVGVCLTIAGPGATNLITGLYDAKMDRAPVLALTGQVKRQYIGPGGFQEIDQDVLFNSFCVFNKTINSKEQTVELVTLALKHALVDRGVAHLAIPNDVQKEPLEADIAPLKGRIPEFNIVNSELVDRAARLLNEAEQPVILAGWGARGHGYKLLKLAERLQAPIITTYRAKGVVPEDYELALGVLGDVGTPMARKFVNAADLLLVFGSSFSEKTNIPRKRIIQVDFDPMNLAKEFPIEAPVLGECGVVLEQLLAKVQERAANPGLLEEVKREKANWFAQLDQEADPRAAPLRAPFIMKVLRETIDPAAIVTIDVGDNSFWVGRNMVMAQQTLLMSGYLATMGFGLPAAIAAKLAAPDKQVVCITGDGGFAQVMGEFMTAVEQDLKIVVVILNNRELAMISLEQRVEGYPKFATELENTNFADYAISCGGCGFTVHEPMELKAVMEHVLHGRKPAIVDIATDPKRF
- a CDS encoding YbhB/YbcL family Raf kinase inhibitor-like protein → MNHTTAGGEIMKVTSPEIENCMSIPKKYTCDGVDVNPALDIEDIPAEAKSLALIVDDPDAPRGTWVHWVMYNIPVTARIEEDSVPGEQGLNDFGEIGYGGPSPPSGTQHRYFFKLYALDTELALGGRVNKSAVEAAMEGHIVDKAELIGVYKRGSRFF
- a CDS encoding DUF1122 family protein, whose amino-acid sequence is MGEEGNDSPLYTLEGRKVGEYTVHVKDVRKGAFAGVFSFSLLVDSHETVSGLYYLGSTWIRPWLELDYSPVSGDELDATGEVLFQLLAEFIPPGGHISVAYRDHKITARALLSGVSPAATPIGYLLWRCGCRWFKDWYFAEGWKEGGIKLQGEKPLDETRKRENTAKIIAELTEFLGKEGYLEPEIEKVCKELARKVVEEIRIQIKSPIASFRLI